In Drosophila ananassae strain 14024-0371.13 chromosome 3R, ASM1763931v2, whole genome shotgun sequence, the DNA window AAGATAATATCGTCCTGTGAGCGTATGGGCCTTACGTTTACAgaaattgcttaaatatgtGCAACCTTAAGACTACACTAGTTTATATACAAATCATAATACTTAAACCAATGTTTGGCCTTTCAAAATGAGGAAACAAAAATAGGTTGTAATggaagatacaaaaaaaagaacatcAACCAATTTAAAAAGTAACTTCGGCATTGAAAAAtagctttttaaaaaacaataatgcTCAAATAAAGATTTCAATAAAGGTATTTTCAATCGGAAGATTCATAAACGAACAATCAATGGAAGCTTTTGCCttgtttttaaacaaaaagcgAGAAAAAATCAAGTGTTTCAAGTAAATATGTTTTACATTTTCCCCTTATATCTTAAGACTCGGGACCTACAAGTAAGGTAGTTGGGGGGAAAATGTTCAGTCTAAATCGCCATTAGGCTATTGTATTAAATGTAGGAGTTATCTAGTCTATTAGGCTCTAGGCTAGTTTCGATCTGATCTATGCGGTCTATGCGATGCACCTTTCTAAACCGAAAGAAGCCTGTGCCCTTGTCTGTCTCCATCGCATCGTCGTCTGCTGCTAGGTGTGAGTTCCTCGTCGTGGTGGCGTCTGAATAATACAATGTGGCTATGTGGCTATTGATCCATCAAGTGCCGTACATCTATCTTAACTAGGATTAGGCTAGACtaagggttgagactttcgtGCGTTTCCTTTGGATTACGACTAAAACAAACTGCTCTGCTTGGCTAGGCTGCAGCGGTGCAGGGTCATGGTGCCAGCGGCGTGTAGAGTCAGCGAATGCATCGCTTGCGGCGGCGGCGTGGTCACTGGACCCCACGACAGTCGCTTTCAGTTGGGCCGTAGAGGCAGCATTCCAtagtgttgctgttgcatcatcatttgttgctgttgctgctgttgctgttgctgctgctgttgttgctgctgctgctgctgctgttgctgttgttgttgttgttgctgttgggtGGCCACCGGCGGGCCTTGCGATGTTGTGTAAGTGACGGCACAGGCTGCCGGCTGCGACACCACAACGGGAGCGCTTACCTTCCTCTCCGACTGGGTGCGAATGGGTTGCGGGTGGGCGGCATTTGGCTGCGGGGGCGGGGCATACATCAGCATGGGCGGCGGAGGTGGTGATGGCTCCACACTTGGATGACGTGCCGGCGGCGTAACCGCCGAACCATGATACGAGCCGTACGAGCTGTCGTCCGACTGAGCCGATTGTCCACGATTCCGTGGCCCCGTCATGCCGTACAATTGTTGCTGGTCGCGTCGCTCAAATTTGTGATTTCCGTCCATGGGCGTGGGATTCGTACGGGTGCCGTAGACTGGCTGGAAGCCTtgtggctgctgttgctgctgctgttgttgttgctgttgctgctggggaTCGGGCATCATTTGCGGAGGTGGCTGcatttgttgctgctgcagcggAGGCGGTTGCTGTTGCATTTGCTGAGGCTGCTGCAGGGGCTGTTGTTGTCCTCGCATCGAGCCACGCATTCCGTAGATACTCTCGCTCCGTTGCACCATCTGATTCTGGACATTCTGGTTTTGCAAATGTGAGGATTGTCCGGTGGATGCCacctgctgttgttgctgttgctgttgctgggtTCGCATCGGATAGAGGCTCTGGGCTGGCACCAGTGGTCCAGGACGTGGCACAATGTCCCTGTTGATCGCGGTGTTGCTCTTGGCATAAACGGACTGCGAACGATTCAGATTGCTCCTGGTCAGAGTGGGCGAGCGGCAGTACAGGGAGCGGGTGCCTCCGTACAGcggctcctgctgctgctcgtACTTGGAAGAGAGTGGAGGCGCCGTGTACAGGTTCTGGCAGTAGTTGCCCTGCCCCTGCACCACACCGGGTATCTGGCCCATGTTGGGAGCCGCATGCTGGCCGTTGCCCTGGACCTGTCCACCGCCATCACCGCGGTTGGACTGCCCACGGGGATAGGTGCCCTGCGACTGCTGGTACTTTCCGGGCTTCTCGATTTCCATGTCATAGTTCAGCTCGTCCTCGGAGTGGATGGAACTGGAGTCGTTGTCGATGCTGCCCTTGGTCTGGCGGAAGTTGCGGCGGGAGTTGAAGATGTACTCGTACACCAGGCCGGAGGCCATGCCGCCCACCAGGGGTCCGAACCAGTACACCCAGTGGTGGTCCCATTTGTTCAGCACAAACGAAGGACCCAGGGAGCGGGCAGGATTCAAGTAGGGCATCTGAAAGGAGGCAAGGATAAGCATTCGGTTAGTGTCCTGTCAAAATTAAAGAGGAATTCAAGGAATTTTAAAACACAAACAGGTTTAAAGTTAACGGTAGTTTTCACAGGAATTTAATGCAGGAAGAATGTCCTTTCGGAACTTTTCGAAAAGTTTCTGTTTGTGAaaagttttcagttttatgaTTCACGTGTCATTAggttcattttatttttaaacaaatatttctttaattaatGCAACACACCCGTCTGAGTTCTCCTATCCCCGAAGTAAGCTTTAAAGTTCTTTAagttatttttcttaattccTTTATAGTCCTAACTATAAGAGTTTTCCGCGAATCCCCTTCTCGTAATTCAATCCGGAATCGATATACGAACTTGACTTTAATCGCTGCCTGAGCCCATCAAGAACCTGGCCAAGTCATCACGACTCCTTTGAATGGCTCCGCCACTAACCGTCCGTTATGCCAACAATGCAACTCCGTCCCGGCCCGAGAGACCCTGTGCTAAATTAATTATCCCACTCATCCCCGTCTGACCTTCCGTTCGAGTCCCTCTACCTGGACTATGGTCGGGAGCTGATCTCCAGTCGGTTGTCATGCTGcgattttgcatcaaaatgTGAATAAAAGTCAGAATCCGAGTCGGCAGGTGcgtttttggttttgtgttGTCTTTGgtttcagtttcggtttcttttcgttttctgtttttattttcttttttgacGGGTCTCGGTTTCGAGATTTTTGCACCGAATTCCTCAGTCGAGGGATTGGGATTTCACAAAAGTTAACTTACCGAAACAAAGCTACAGGCGCTGTAGGCAGCTCCAATGGAAACGGCCGAATTGCCCATGAACCTCTTCATGGGATCCGTCGATACAAAGTAGCAGAGTCCGACCAGGAAGGTGAGGATGAATTCCACACCGAATCTCTCCCAGGAGCCCACTGGGGCGCTATGGGAGATGGCTGCCTGAAGATTGCCTTGATATCCGGGAACCGTAACTCTGAAAGGGAATAGATATGTTTATGATTTAATATGATTAACATATACTTCTGATGTACTTCTTTAAGAGATCCCTCTGTATCTGACAGTTTGGAAACAAACTTTGTCATTCAAAACTCAAAACCCATTAATCTCCTCACACGTGAACTGTCACAAAATCATTTAGATTGTGAAAACTTCCAAAGTTGTTGGGCACTTCTGGCCCAAATGAGTTTTGAAACCTCTGAGATTTATTGCCAAAATCATCTGCCTCATAATCCATATCCAGAAAAGTTTCCATTGAGAGAGAAATCATATCTAAGATATTTGGGAACAGTCAcaggcagccagccagccatatTTTGACTCAACGGAGTTGagtaaatatttacaaagcTCAACCACAAGCCTTTACCTGGCACGTCGGTGAACCACGCCCCACCTACCCACCCAGACACCCACTTACCCGCCCAAAATCCGGAAATAAATGCTTTTGCAATGCACTTAAAAGTACTTCAGCAAATAGAGCTCCTGGCAATGGGAAATTGCTCCGAAATCCGGCTGCACGAGGTGTGCGGGTGAGAGCTGGGGTGAATACCTGAAGCCCCAATCGTCATAACTGTGGGACGACTTAGCTGGCATTAGGTGGAGAGACAGAGACCTAATCCTTGACTGAATCCCAAGCACCCCCTGGCATAATGAGCTCCACTGTCAACACACAGCTGCTACTGGGGTGTTGATTAAAATTTGATCGCCTCGGAAAACATTTTTCCATTGAGGCCGAGCTACTGTTTGCTCATAAATCTATAAAGTGCTAATTTCACAGGACGGAGGAGGATAGCCAGTCGACCgcagaaataaacaaacattGCCAGGAGCTGAGGACGGagctgaggagcagaggaagCAACTAAGTAGCCGGAAATGGCAAATGTGGAGCGAAACCAGGACCTTTCAGCAGCGCTTCCTGCGCAAATtgttaacaaaaaacaaactcaaacaGCAAACTTAGACAAGAATCGTCGTTATCCTTGTGCCCAGGCGTGGGCCAGGACCAACACAGTTCCATGGCACATTTCAAATTTGCTGCGATGTGGCGTGTGGCATGTGCAACACGCTCGGTTTGGTTTGCTCTTTGCTCCCTGGGCTGGTTTGCGGTTGGCTTTCCGGGAGGATGGCAGGATAACGAGAGTGGGGCCCTGAATCCCGATGCGACCCCCAAATCAAATTATGCCATGAAATCACTAAATGTATTTGCAGCAACGCTTCTGAACTAAAGTTAACACGGGGGATGAAATAGTCGATTTTTGGgagtttttaaaaatgcttCATTTTAACCATAAATGACTAAATATATTCCATAGAAAGTTAGTAAACTGAAACACCTAAGCACGCGATTTAAAAATGTGACAAAAGGGCACAACATTTTAATAAACTGCTATGACCTCGTCCTCCCTCGAGGGAATGCCGATGAAATAACTGTATAACTGGACCACCTGTGCAGCATTCGATGCAGGATACGTGTAGCAGTAAAGTGAGGGCAACCGGAAACACTGGCAGGATGCCATTTCGAACCAGAGTGCGATAAGCCGTGCCGGCAAAGGTAGCAACTATTCAAAATGGAATTTGGTGCTCCGTTCGGATTCGAATTCAGATTCAGTAATTGAATTGCCCCTGTGACACGAATTTATTATCGTTTCCCAACGCCCCTTTCCAGCAGGAAGTGCATTTCGATGTCAATTCCCAATCAATAGGCCATTACATATAAGAGTATGAGtttgaaaataatttccaaCGACTGGAGAATGAAAAGAAACCTCAGTGTAGGTCTGGATCTTGCTTCGTTTCGGTTTGCtggttaaaatttaaatttgttcgCTGTCGAAATCCTGTTTTTGAGGTTGTTTCTTCGGCAACAGTAATTTCTGTTTTTGGGCAGCAGGTGTGCGGCGAGCATTCTGTTTTTTTCCAGCTGCTCCTCGGAGCTCCATAGCTGACCAACCAGAGCGGTGCATCAACGGCTACTCGGGCGACACGTGTTTGATTTCAAGTTTCCGCACCACGCATCCATGCTATCCTGCGCAGGCGCAACCCCCGATGCCTCAAGTCTGCGCCTGGACAAAGACCAATCCTCTGGAAATGttaattatgtttttttttgttcctgcTTTCTGGTTTCTTTGGCTTTGGCGGCCTCTACCTGATTCTTATCTTTCATCATTTTCAAAGGCTACTCGCATTTTTGGAACGTGCTCGGCGCACGTTCTTcgaaccaaacaaaaaaccaaaaaaagagTACATAAAACCCAGTAATAATAAAGAACGGGAAGAAATCATTGAAATGCGAGGAAGAGCTAAAGACTATTCAAATATCACTAAGCCGGATATCGATACTCAAGTCTGTCCAAGTATAGCCCCAACCACCTGAACAGTCCCCCTACCTCGGACGACAATGTTTTTTTAAGCGTTCTCTCGCTGGTTTATGAAAGATTGTGTTTTATCTGCCCAAGTTGGTATTTGCTGTTCCTGTGCCACATGTGGCATATGCGGCGCAATTAGGGTAAGTGCCAAGTGACATGTGACAGGATGAACGGCGAGGAGCAGGATGAGCAGCTGAGTGGCAGGTCCTGGGTGTATTAGCCCAACTAGAGTACATCCTTAGGAACAaggaaatataaaatttattcttTTAATGCACAAAGTGTGAGCTGTGAAGTTGTATATGAGATCCATTAGACCCCAAGACCTATATCCcataattcataaaatatattccAACCAAATCTAAACCAATTAATCAGCAAATACCCCCagatttatgttattttttacttCTGTTTTTTAGTCTTCGTTTAGACAAACATATGTTTCGACTCAGACCCGAAAACGTGAACTCATTGGACCCCAAAAGAAATCCATATCAGACAAAAAACCCCGAACTTGAtcgcagtggcagcagcagcagcagcagctgaaaCATGTTTCTTTGCCCCGACTGATCGCCTTCGTCCTCTTTCTCCTGCGAATGGATCTGTAGAAAGTAAAGATGCCAACGCACTTAAAAGAAGGGTCGGAACAGATGTCGAGCAGACAATCGGGGGAGAGGCATTAATATTGGACTCTGGCTCTGGAAGACGACGagttcaacaaaaaaaaaaactggatcgaaaatttaaaaaaaaaaactgctacGCAGGCGCAGATACGTAAACTGAGAGTAACGTGCATTTCCATCGCCCTCATCCTGTTCCTTGTCCGGGGCTTTAAAGGAAAACCCTAACTGACAGGAGATTTTCTGTTAGCTGCGTGGTGTGCGTGTATATCCTTGGGCATAGGGTCCTTTATCTAGGCATCACAATGGGAAATCACTGCGCAAAACATCGAGGGACAGGGGCAGATGTTTCTCCTAGCAGATAGAATCCTAGCTACCTGCGTCCTGCAGGTGCTGAGTCG includes these proteins:
- the LOC6498539 gene encoding neurogenic protein big brain; amino-acid sequence: MADESLHTVPLEHNIDYHIVTLFERLEAMRKDNHGGGHGVNNRLSSTLQAPKRSMQAEIRTLEFWRSIISECLASFLYVFIVCGAAAGAGVGASVSSVLLATALASGMAVATLTQCFLHISGAHINPAITLACMVVRSISPIRAAMYITAQCGGGIAGAALLYGVTVPGYQGNLQAAISHSAPVGSWERFGVEFILTFLVGLCYFVSTDPMKRFMGNSAVSIGAAYSACSFVSMPYLNPARSLGPSFVLNKWDHHWVYWFGPLVGGMASGLVYEYIFNSRRNFRQTKGSIDNDSSSIHSEDELNYDMEIEKPGKYQQSQGTYPRGQSNRGDGGGQVQGNGQHAAPNMGQIPGVVQGQGNYCQNLYTAPPLSSKYEQQQEPLYGGTRSLYCRSPTLTRSNLNRSQSVYAKSNTAINRDIVPRPGPLVPAQSLYPMRTQQQQQQQQQVASTGQSSHLQNQNVQNQMVQRSESIYGMRGSMRGQQQPLQQPQQMQQQPPPLQQQQMQPPPQMMPDPQQQQQQQQQQQQQPQGFQPVYGTRTNPTPMDGNHKFERRDQQQLYGMTGPRNRGQSAQSDDSSYGSYHGSAVTPPARHPSVEPSPPPPPMLMYAPPPQPNAAHPQPIRTQSERKVSAPVVVSQPAACAVTYTTSQGPPVATQQQQQQQQQQQQQQQQQQQQQQQQQQQQQMMMQQQHYGMLPLRPN